A stretch of Fundidesulfovibrio soli DNA encodes these proteins:
- a CDS encoding RrF2 family transcriptional regulator, which yields MKLTTRSRYGTRMLLDLAQHGAGGPVRVSEIAQRQGISVKYLEKLSRMLKKAGLIRSMRGSKGGHLLAKSAAEISMGEIVRALEGDLNLVTCWTERTSCPRLKTCPTSKLWQEVSKALLERLDSMTLEELLASSASDDSLPACGSHRLS from the coding sequence ATGAAACTGACCACGCGTAGCCGCTATGGGACCAGGATGCTGCTCGATCTGGCTCAGCACGGCGCCGGAGGGCCTGTTCGCGTCAGCGAGATCGCCCAGCGCCAGGGAATTTCCGTGAAATACCTTGAGAAGCTGTCGCGTATGCTCAAGAAGGCCGGGCTGATCCGCAGCATGCGCGGCTCCAAGGGCGGGCACCTGCTGGCCAAGTCCGCCGCCGAAATCTCCATGGGCGAGATCGTGCGCGCCCTGGAGGGCGACCTCAACCTCGTCACCTGCTGGACCGAACGCACCAGCTGCCCCCGCCTGAAGACCTGCCCCACCAGCAAGCTCTGGCAGGAGGTCAGCAAGGCCCTGCTGGAACGGCTGGACTCCATGACCCTCGAAGAACTGCTGGCCTCCAGCGCCTCGGACGACAGCCTGCCCGCCTGCGGCAGCCACCGCCTGAGCTGA
- a CDS encoding respiratory nitrate reductase subunit gamma, with product MYAFVNGPLVWIAFAVFILGSIWQIAALYRMSKRTDKVFYNHYNSGAAASSVINWLIPFGSHSWREHPGFTVLTFAFHICLLAAPIFALGHSATLAFNLNISWPNLPDSLVDTLTLVFMAAAAGILIRRFVVPQVRIVTEPKDIVVWAITVLPFVTGYMAAHKMLLDPDTMLLLHALTGCLMLICIPFTKLAHVFLFFMSRAFIGSEFARRGTKTW from the coding sequence ATGTACGCATTTGTGAACGGCCCGTTGGTATGGATTGCCTTCGCCGTGTTCATCCTGGGCAGCATCTGGCAAATTGCCGCGCTCTACAGGATGTCCAAGCGGACGGATAAGGTGTTCTACAACCACTACAACTCCGGCGCTGCAGCCAGTTCCGTCATCAACTGGCTGATTCCCTTCGGCTCCCACAGCTGGCGGGAGCATCCCGGCTTCACCGTGCTCACCTTCGCCTTCCACATCTGCCTTCTGGCCGCTCCCATCTTCGCCCTTGGTCACTCGGCCACCCTGGCCTTCAATTTGAACATCTCCTGGCCGAACCTTCCTGACTCCCTGGTGGACACGCTGACCCTGGTCTTCATGGCCGCCGCCGCCGGCATCCTGATCCGCCGCTTCGTGGTGCCCCAGGTGCGCATCGTCACCGAGCCCAAGGACATCGTGGTCTGGGCCATCACCGTGCTGCCTTTCGTCACCGGCTACATGGCCGCCCACAAGATGCTCCTGGACCCCGACACCATGCTCCTGCTCCACGCGCTGACGGGTTGCCTGATGCTCATCTGCATTCCGTTCACGAAGCTGGCCCATGTGTTCCTGTTCTTCATGAGTCGCGCCTTTATCGGTAGCGAATTCGCCCGCCGCGGCACCAAGACCTGGTAG